In Thalassotalea fonticola, a single genomic region encodes these proteins:
- a CDS encoding rhodanese-like domain-containing protein, with the protein MEQYIEFAGNNPVLSMAWLAIVTMLLVITIKSKLSKIKEINNQQLTLLVNRENGVIVDIRSDSDFKKGHIIGSKQVSIEKITNNELTSLEKEKANPIIVVCAAGMSASKAASNLAKSGFEQVSILKGGFAAWQGANLPVAK; encoded by the coding sequence ATGGAACAATACATTGAATTTGCTGGAAATAATCCAGTATTAAGTATGGCGTGGTTGGCAATTGTAACTATGTTGTTGGTAATTACCATCAAAAGTAAGTTGTCTAAAATTAAAGAAATTAATAACCAGCAGCTAACCTTATTGGTTAACCGTGAAAATGGTGTAATTGTTGATATTCGCAGTGATAGTGATTTTAAAAAGGGCCACATTATTGGTTCAAAGCAAGTATCAATTGAAAAAATTACCAACAATGAGCTTACAAGCCTTGAAAAAGAAAAAGCTAATCCCATTATAGTTGTATGTGCTGCTGGAATGAGTGCTAGCAAAGCCGCAAGTAATCTGGCTAAATCGGGTTTCGAACAGGTAAGCATTCTAAAAGGTGGTTTTGCCGCATGGCAAGGCGCTAATTTACCAGTAGCTAAATAG
- the gpmI gene encoding 2,3-bisphosphoglycerate-independent phosphoglycerate mutase, whose protein sequence is MNNKKSMVLLILDGWGYRENRNSNAIFHANTPVIDDLMKNCPSMLIETSGMAVGLPDGQMGNSEVGHVNLGAGRIVYQDFTRITKAIETGEFSQNQVLTGAVDKAVANDKAVHVFGLMSPGGVHSHDDHILALLDMAKERGANKVYLHAFLDGRDTPPRSAESALKKAEQKFSELGNGQVASIIGRYFAMDRDQRWDRVEAAYNLLVSGESLFTAESAVAGLKAAYDRDENDEFVSATNIPDVNGNAISVNDGDSLIFMNFRADRARQFSRCFTEADFSGFERKAQPKLAEFVMLTQYAADIDAPAAFPPEPLHNVMGEWLEKHDKTQLRISETEKYAHVTFFFSGGKEDTFNGEERILIPSPQVATYDLQPEMNSTLLTDKLVAAIDSGEHDLIVCNYPNGDMVGHTGKFDAAVKACEAVDHSIGRVVAALKRNGGECLITADHGNAEMMVNAASGQAHTAHTCEPVPLIYVGRNATVAKTGALSDISPTLLHLMAMEQPSEMTGTPLMTLSD, encoded by the coding sequence ATGAACAACAAAAAATCTATGGTGTTATTAATTCTCGACGGTTGGGGATATCGTGAAAATCGCAATTCAAATGCCATTTTTCATGCCAATACACCTGTAATTGATGATTTAATGAAAAATTGCCCGAGCATGTTAATTGAAACCTCAGGTATGGCGGTAGGTTTACCTGACGGTCAAATGGGTAACTCAGAAGTTGGCCATGTAAATTTAGGCGCAGGCCGAATTGTTTATCAAGATTTCACTCGCATTACTAAAGCCATTGAAACAGGTGAATTTAGCCAAAACCAAGTTCTTACAGGTGCGGTTGATAAAGCCGTAGCAAACGACAAAGCAGTACATGTATTTGGTTTGATGTCGCCAGGCGGCGTGCACAGTCATGATGATCATATTCTTGCTTTATTAGATATGGCAAAAGAGCGCGGGGCAAATAAAGTTTATTTACATGCATTTTTAGATGGCCGAGATACACCGCCACGTAGTGCAGAGTCCGCACTGAAAAAAGCTGAACAAAAATTTTCCGAGTTAGGTAATGGACAAGTCGCGTCTATTATTGGTCGATATTTTGCTATGGACAGAGACCAACGTTGGGATCGTGTTGAAGCAGCTTACAACTTATTAGTAAGCGGCGAATCACTATTTACAGCAGAATCTGCAGTTGCTGGGCTAAAAGCTGCGTATGACCGAGATGAAAACGATGAATTTGTATCTGCTACAAATATTCCAGATGTCAATGGTAATGCGATTTCTGTAAACGATGGTGACTCGCTAATTTTTATGAACTTTAGAGCTGATAGAGCTAGACAATTCAGCCGTTGCTTTACTGAAGCTGACTTTTCTGGTTTTGAACGCAAAGCACAACCAAAACTCGCTGAGTTTGTCATGCTTACTCAATACGCTGCAGATATAGATGCGCCAGCAGCTTTCCCACCAGAACCATTACACAATGTGATGGGAGAATGGTTAGAAAAACATGACAAAACCCAATTACGTATATCTGAAACAGAAAAATATGCTCATGTAACGTTTTTCTTCAGTGGCGGTAAAGAAGATACCTTTAATGGCGAAGAGCGAATTTTAATCCCTTCTCCACAAGTAGCTACTTACGACCTACAACCAGAAATGAATTCAACATTACTTACCGATAAACTTGTTGCGGCAATCGATAGTGGTGAACATGACTTAATCGTTTGTAATTATCCAAATGGTGACATGGTCGGTCATACTGGAAAATTTGATGCCGCGGTTAAAGCCTGTGAAGCTGTCGACCATTCTATTGGTAGAGTCGTTGCAGCACTAAAACGCAACGGCGGTGAATGTTTGATTACTGCCGATCATGGTAATGCTGAGATGATGGTAAATGCCGCCAGTGGACAAGCTCATACTGCCCACACTTGTGAGCCAGTACCATTAATTTATGTTGGCCGAAATGCAACGGTTGCTAAAACAGGCGCATTAAGTGACATATCACCTACCTTGCTACACCTTATGGCAATGGAACAACCGAGTGAAATGACTGGCACACCATTAATGACTTTGAGTGATTAA
- the secB gene encoding protein-export chaperone SecB: protein MSEENQNPATNGADEQQAQPQFAIQRIFTKDVSFESPAGPAIFQKEWQPEIKLDLDTRSNKLAEGTFEVVLALTVTANLGEEVAFLCEVQQAGIFTIGNMPEQQVAHTLGSFCPNTLFPYAREVVSSLVSRGTFPQLNLAPVNFDALFASYVQKRAAEAQAAQGDSAQQLDA, encoded by the coding sequence ATGTCTGAAGAAAACCAAAATCCAGCGACAAATGGCGCTGATGAGCAACAAGCACAACCACAATTTGCTATTCAACGCATTTTTACAAAAGATGTTTCTTTTGAATCTCCAGCAGGCCCTGCTATTTTTCAAAAAGAATGGCAACCAGAGATCAAATTAGATCTTGATACACGTTCTAACAAATTAGCAGAAGGTACGTTTGAAGTAGTGCTTGCGTTAACTGTTACTGCTAACTTAGGCGAAGAAGTTGCATTTTTATGTGAAGTTCAACAAGCGGGTATTTTCACTATTGGTAATATGCCTGAGCAACAAGTTGCACATACACTAGGTTCTTTTTGTCCTAATACGTTATTCCCTTACGCTCGTGAAGTTGTTAGTAGCTTAGTTTCGCGTGGTACTTTCCCGCAGTTAAACTTAGCACCGGTTAACTTTGACGCACTATTTGCATCATACGTACAAAAGCGTGCTGCAGAAGCTCAAGCAGCTCAAGGTGATTCAGCGCAACAATTAGACGCATAA
- the trmL gene encoding tRNA (uridine(34)/cytosine(34)/5-carboxymethylaminomethyluridine(34)-2'-O)-methyltransferase TrmL: MLDIVLFEPEIPQNTGAIIRLCANSGFRLHLIEPLAFDIDDKKLRRAGLDYHEFANLKLHKNYSEFIKNEQPKRIFASTTKATRFHGDVSFAEGDYIIFGAETRGLPDSVRDLIPDEHKIRIPMVENSRSMNLANSVSVIVYESWRQFGFKGAV; encoded by the coding sequence ATGTTAGATATTGTTCTTTTTGAGCCCGAAATTCCACAAAATACCGGAGCGATTATCCGCTTATGTGCCAATAGTGGCTTTCGCTTACACTTAATAGAACCGTTAGCCTTTGATATCGATGATAAAAAGCTGCGACGTGCCGGTTTAGACTATCATGAATTTGCGAACTTAAAGCTTCATAAGAATTACAGCGAGTTTATCAAAAATGAACAACCGAAACGCATTTTTGCCTCAACCACTAAGGCAACACGTTTTCATGGTGATGTAAGCTTTGCAGAAGGTGATTATATTATCTTTGGCGCTGAAACCCGTGGCTTACCTGATTCAGTAAGAGACTTGATCCCGGATGAACACAAAATTCGTATCCCAATGGTTGAAAACTCGAGAAGTATGAATTTAGCTAATTCAGTATCTGTTATTGTTTATGAATCTTGGCGTCAGTTTGGCTTTAAAGGCGCGGTTTAA
- a CDS encoding murein hydrolase activator EnvC family protein, whose product MNKAIKLFSLCVLCFLCLNQGTAHAQNDETKKDLSSVKQKIKQQKAAIQLTNEQQQRIQQQLKKDDLAIAKTAAKMNETQVKQKQTKEKINKLNQQQRILATKKKQQEDVLAEQIRSAYSAGHHDYLKLLLNQQGPSKVQRTLTYYQYLNDARMTSIENFEQVLIELSKIEQQQQQQAEQLQILVAEQKQQKQAIETKQQERKQTLKSLNSQILSSKQRLNKLEGEEKSLIQTLARIQAQLQKEKELKGLSKLKKKLKWPVQGRIAHSFGTKKQGYLRWKGVLLNAGVGKSIKTIHNGTVLFADWLKGYGLVIVIDHGEGYMSLYGHNQTLLKGVGDRVEIGEPIALVGQSGGQSQSGLYFEIRHKGKPVNPKLWCK is encoded by the coding sequence ATGAATAAAGCAATTAAGCTTTTTTCATTGTGTGTGTTATGTTTTTTGTGCTTGAATCAAGGTACTGCCCATGCGCAAAATGATGAGACTAAAAAAGATTTATCTTCGGTTAAACAAAAAATAAAACAACAAAAAGCCGCAATTCAACTTACCAATGAACAACAACAACGCATTCAACAGCAACTCAAAAAAGATGACTTAGCCATAGCCAAAACTGCGGCAAAGATGAATGAAACGCAAGTAAAACAAAAACAAACTAAAGAAAAGATAAATAAGCTAAATCAACAACAGCGAATATTAGCAACTAAAAAGAAACAGCAAGAAGATGTACTGGCGGAACAAATTCGCAGTGCTTATTCTGCCGGCCATCACGATTATTTAAAACTATTACTTAATCAGCAAGGTCCTAGTAAAGTTCAGCGTACCCTCACCTATTACCAATACTTGAATGATGCTCGGATGACCAGCATCGAAAATTTTGAACAAGTATTGATTGAGCTAAGTAAAATTGAACAACAACAGCAGCAACAAGCAGAGCAGCTGCAAATATTAGTTGCCGAGCAAAAACAACAAAAGCAGGCGATTGAGACAAAGCAGCAAGAACGTAAGCAAACGTTGAAAAGCTTAAATTCACAAATATTGTCTAGCAAACAACGTCTTAATAAACTTGAAGGTGAAGAAAAATCTTTAATTCAAACCTTAGCCAGAATTCAAGCTCAGCTACAAAAAGAGAAAGAACTGAAAGGCCTAAGCAAGCTTAAGAAAAAACTGAAATGGCCGGTACAAGGTCGTATAGCACATAGCTTTGGTACAAAAAAGCAAGGCTACTTACGCTGGAAAGGTGTGTTATTAAATGCTGGCGTAGGTAAAAGTATTAAAACCATTCACAATGGCACTGTATTATTTGCTGATTGGCTCAAAGGTTATGGCTTAGTCATAGTGATTGATCATGGTGAAGGGTACATGAGCTTGTATGGACATAACCAAACACTGTTAAAAGGCGTAGGAGATCGGGTTGAAATTGGTGAGCCTATTGCTTTGGTTGGTCAAAGTGGTGGTCAAAGTCAGTCTGGCCTGTATTTTGAGATTCGCCATAAAGGTAAACCAGTAAACCCAAAACTCTGGTGTAAGTAA
- the gpsA gene encoding NAD(P)H-dependent glycerol-3-phosphate dehydrogenase has product MSVSADISVIGAGSYGTALAFCLARNTHKTLLWGRSAEHVTAMSAARCNEKYLPGFIFPDSLFLEADIETAVKASTNILLVVPSHAFVDMLKQIKPFLTSEHKIAWATKGLDPQEGRLLQDVAAEILGDRVSLAVLSGPTFAKEMAAGLPTAISLASTDDAFADVLSDLLHCERTFRVYKNDDFIGVQLGGAVKNVIAIGAGIADGIGFGANARTALITRGLAEMSRLGAAVGAEASTFMGMAGLGDLVLTCTDNQSRNRRFGLALGGGDTVENAIENIGQVVEGYRNTKEVHMLAKRHNVEMPIVEQIYQVLYQGKPAQDAAIALLGRDRKSE; this is encoded by the coding sequence ATGTCAGTATCAGCTGATATTAGTGTAATTGGAGCAGGGTCGTACGGCACTGCTTTAGCTTTTTGTCTTGCACGTAATACTCATAAAACTCTTTTATGGGGCAGAAGTGCTGAGCATGTAACGGCTATGTCTGCTGCACGCTGTAATGAAAAATACCTTCCGGGCTTTATCTTTCCCGATTCTCTATTTTTAGAGGCTGATATTGAAACTGCTGTTAAGGCGAGCACTAATATTTTATTAGTGGTGCCAAGTCATGCCTTTGTCGATATGTTAAAACAAATTAAACCATTTTTGACTAGCGAACATAAAATTGCCTGGGCGACTAAGGGGTTAGATCCGCAAGAGGGTCGACTTCTGCAAGATGTTGCGGCTGAAATTCTCGGTGACAGGGTAAGTCTGGCGGTATTATCTGGACCAACGTTTGCTAAAGAAATGGCAGCCGGTCTACCAACGGCAATCTCACTTGCATCTACCGATGACGCTTTTGCTGATGTCTTGTCTGATTTACTGCATTGTGAAAGAACTTTTCGAGTTTATAAAAATGACGACTTCATAGGTGTTCAGCTTGGTGGTGCGGTTAAAAATGTGATCGCCATAGGTGCCGGTATTGCAGATGGCATAGGCTTTGGAGCTAATGCTCGTACAGCACTTATTACTCGTGGTTTAGCTGAAATGTCTCGTTTAGGCGCTGCTGTAGGGGCTGAGGCCTCTACTTTTATGGGCATGGCCGGCTTAGGTGATTTAGTCTTAACTTGTACGGATAATCAGTCTCGAAATCGACGTTTTGGCTTAGCACTTGGCGGTGGCGATACAGTTGAAAATGCCATTGAAAATATTGGTCAAGTCGTTGAAGGTTATCGCAATACTAAAGAAGTACACATGTTAGCCAAGCGTCATAATGTTGAGATGCCGATAGTGGAGCAAATTTACCAAGTGTTATATCAAGGTAAACCAGCCCAAGATGCTGCAATAGCATTATTAGGTCGAGATAGAAAAAGCGAGTAA
- a CDS encoding Spy/CpxP family protein refolding chaperone: MTKQLSKIVLLICTIGALSFNVLAKDQGGPHRGIDKRDDMHRVMSKLDLTDQQKQQVKDIQSAKKEQMQTLMAKQGDKKASRDEFTALIQAEEFDENAFMLLQQKKSEQQAQASLISAKSMHQMYQLLTAEQKQQLTELKQQHMEKRQLKKEKMKQKKQKKNNQKDKSEG; the protein is encoded by the coding sequence ATGACTAAGCAATTATCAAAAATCGTACTACTGATTTGTACAATAGGCGCGTTAAGCTTCAATGTCTTGGCAAAAGATCAGGGTGGCCCTCATCGAGGAATTGATAAAAGGGATGATATGCACAGGGTAATGAGTAAACTTGATTTAACTGACCAGCAAAAACAGCAAGTTAAAGATATACAGTCAGCTAAAAAAGAACAAATGCAGACTTTAATGGCTAAACAAGGCGACAAAAAAGCAAGTCGAGATGAGTTCACCGCGTTAATTCAAGCTGAAGAGTTTGATGAAAATGCATTTATGTTATTGCAGCAAAAAAAGTCTGAACAGCAAGCACAAGCTAGTTTGATTTCAGCTAAGAGCATGCATCAAATGTATCAATTGTTAACTGCTGAGCAAAAACAACAATTAACTGAACTGAAACAACAGCACATGGAAAAAAGGCAGTTGAAGAAAGAGAAAATGAAGCAAAAAAAGCAGAAAAAAAATAACCAAAAAGATAAATCCGAAGGTTAA
- a CDS encoding BlaI/MecI/CopY family transcriptional regulator → MTIITATKKPTSAELNLLATLWEIGPATVRQVHETVSKKQNSGYTTVLKILQIMFNKGLVERDESMRAHVYSAKVSANQTQAELIEDLINSAFSGSSKQLVLQALNQIKSKTDVVDIMQVLEQQLA, encoded by the coding sequence ATGACTATTATTACTGCCACCAAAAAACCAACATCAGCAGAACTCAATTTACTGGCAACCCTATGGGAAATTGGCCCAGCAACCGTTCGTCAAGTGCATGAAACTGTCTCTAAAAAACAAAATAGCGGTTACACCACGGTATTAAAAATACTGCAAATTATGTTTAATAAGGGCTTGGTCGAGCGTGATGAAAGTATGAGAGCCCATGTTTATTCTGCAAAAGTAAGTGCGAATCAAACACAGGCCGAACTCATTGAAGATTTAATTAATTCGGCATTTTCAGGCTCGAGCAAACAGCTGGTTTTACAAGCATTGAATCAAATTAAATCTAAAACTGATGTTGTTGATATTATGCAAGTATTAGAACAACAGTTAGCTTAA
- a CDS encoding ATP-binding protein yields the protein MGFKKLFSSLTLKVFLGFWIIALSAMFITRWISLQFIDLDRVSAITPFQQQQIDKTSNRIKALSKKPKLNILRLLANKDRRLPKDIWLKSHTTNKIFTNAKLAKPEVFQAIEQQQFTQAVVTNLRGYELVGPIQVTLEQQQFNLFIGKHNRPKDFVGFIYVMPIWLRVFTILTITGGLTWLLSWYLIRPLNKLTQASHRFGSGDLATRLPEFNQRNDEVGRLGQAFNGMAEHLESSICAQQRLLGDVSHELRSPLTRLQLALSLANKVDNKPEELAKYFDRFKVEIDRLDSMIAQALQLSRIENQLHQINLQPVNINVLISNIINDAEYVLKDKQLTVNFINPEPISVLGDQQLLSSAIENLFNNAIRYSPKSTSIEISLIIKQDIVIFTISDQGKGVPEEQLENIFKPFYRTAQARDRVSGGTGLGLAIASRAVDTHNGKIFAQAASENDEFPGLKVTIKLPYPSS from the coding sequence ATGGGGTTTAAAAAGCTCTTTAGCTCATTAACATTAAAAGTCTTTTTAGGATTCTGGATTATTGCTCTATCAGCAATGTTTATCACGCGCTGGATCTCACTTCAATTTATTGATTTAGATCGCGTATCGGCTATAACCCCCTTCCAGCAACAACAAATTGATAAAACTAGTAATCGTATTAAAGCCTTATCTAAAAAGCCGAAATTAAATATCCTAAGGCTTCTTGCCAATAAAGATAGGCGATTACCTAAAGATATATGGCTTAAATCTCACACGACCAACAAAATTTTCACTAACGCTAAACTTGCAAAGCCTGAAGTTTTTCAAGCCATTGAACAACAGCAATTTACCCAAGCTGTAGTAACAAACTTAAGAGGTTATGAGTTAGTAGGCCCCATTCAAGTTACTCTTGAGCAACAGCAGTTTAACTTATTTATTGGTAAGCATAATCGCCCGAAAGATTTCGTGGGTTTTATCTATGTAATGCCGATCTGGCTTCGTGTGTTTACCATATTAACAATAACCGGCGGATTAACTTGGCTATTATCATGGTATTTAATCCGACCGTTAAATAAGTTAACACAGGCAAGTCATCGCTTTGGTTCAGGTGATTTAGCTACAAGACTACCAGAATTTAATCAACGCAATGATGAGGTTGGCCGTTTAGGACAAGCCTTTAATGGCATGGCTGAACACCTAGAAAGCTCGATATGCGCACAACAACGTTTGCTCGGTGATGTTTCGCATGAATTAAGGTCACCGCTTACCCGTTTACAACTAGCTTTGTCTTTAGCGAATAAAGTCGACAATAAGCCAGAAGAACTCGCTAAATACTTCGATCGCTTTAAAGTGGAAATTGATCGTTTGGACAGCATGATTGCCCAAGCCTTACAATTATCGAGAATAGAAAATCAATTACACCAAATTAATCTTCAACCCGTTAATATAAATGTATTAATTAGCAACATTATCAACGATGCTGAATATGTGTTAAAAGACAAACAGCTAACGGTGAACTTTATTAACCCTGAGCCAATCTCCGTATTAGGAGATCAGCAATTATTATCCAGTGCAATTGAAAACTTATTCAATAATGCCATTCGCTACAGCCCTAAATCAACAAGTATAGAAATCTCTTTAATCATAAAACAAGATATAGTAATTTTCACCATAAGCGATCAAGGCAAGGGTGTTCCAGAAGAGCAATTAGAGAACATATTTAAACCTTTTTATCGTACAGCTCAAGCTAGAGACAGAGTAAGTGGCGGCACGGGTTTAGGACTAGCAATTGCAAGTCGTGCTGTTGATACTCACAACGGTAAAATTTTTGCACAAGCCGCTAGTGAAAATGATGAATTTCCGGGATTGAAAGTTACCATCAAATTGCCTTATCCTAGTAGCTAA
- the fieF gene encoding cation efflux pump FieF — translation MQNKDYESLVKLASKAAVTVAFILVTTKIYAWWISNSAAMLASATDSLLDVFASLTSFIILRFSLAPADEEHKFGHGKAENLAALMQSSFVLGSAILLIFHGIERVLNPSPIEHSNVAIGVSILAILLTLALVLLQKYVITRTKSVAIAADSLHYQSDLFLNLGVIIALVLSQFNMVYADGIFTILVGVFLIVGAIQIIYHSVHDLMDKELDDSDLVVIKDIINANTDALGFHELRTRQAGKMKFIQFHLELPDQLVLVEAHKIADQIEQALLARFEHTEVLIHQDPHSVVPSELSRQKA, via the coding sequence ATGCAAAACAAAGATTATGAAAGTTTAGTTAAGTTAGCCAGCAAAGCAGCGGTTACTGTGGCATTTATATTGGTAACGACTAAAATTTATGCTTGGTGGATTTCAAATTCAGCTGCAATGCTGGCCTCTGCAACCGATTCCTTACTAGATGTGTTTGCTTCTTTAACCAGCTTTATAATTTTACGTTTTTCGTTAGCGCCCGCAGATGAAGAGCATAAGTTTGGTCATGGTAAAGCAGAAAATCTGGCGGCACTAATGCAATCGTCATTTGTATTGGGGTCGGCAATATTGTTGATATTTCATGGCATCGAACGTGTGCTCAATCCTAGCCCAATTGAGCACAGTAACGTAGCAATTGGCGTTAGTATTTTAGCTATTTTATTAACATTAGCATTAGTCCTTTTACAAAAATACGTTATAACCCGCACAAAATCGGTTGCTATAGCCGCTGACTCTTTACACTACCAAAGTGATTTATTTTTAAACTTGGGAGTGATTATTGCCTTAGTGTTAAGCCAATTTAATATGGTTTATGCCGATGGTATTTTTACTATATTAGTCGGTGTGTTTCTAATTGTTGGTGCGATACAAATTATCTACCACAGCGTGCATGACCTGATGGATAAAGAGCTGGATGACAGTGATTTAGTTGTAATTAAAGATATAATTAACGCTAACACTGATGCACTTGGTTTTCATGAATTAAGAACTCGCCAAGCGGGTAAAATGAAGTTTATTCAATTTCATTTAGAATTGCCCGACCAATTGGTTTTAGTTGAGGCGCATAAAATAGCCGATCAAATAGAGCAAGCTCTACTGGCGCGTTTTGAGCATACTGAAGTGCTTATCCACCAAGATCCACATTCAGTAGTGCCTAGTGAGTTATCACGTCAAAAAGCATAG
- a CDS encoding response regulator transcription factor — MTDKQLLLIDDDQELVELLTEFLASEGYQVSSAFDGISGLEKARTEKYSLILLDVMLPGLNGFELLKALGDKHHTPILMLTAKGDDTDRVLGLELGADDYLPKPYNPSELLARIKAILRRIEIIQNKDKAVTLEHNQVLIKGASREVFCHNQLLLLTGTEFEMLHLLMENLDTIVSKEQLSEQILGRPLSAYDRSIDMHISNIRKKLQVHAELDKIKTIRGVGYVFMSGDENGV; from the coding sequence ATGACTGATAAACAATTATTGCTAATAGACGATGACCAAGAATTGGTCGAGTTACTGACTGAGTTTTTAGCAAGCGAAGGTTATCAAGTAAGTAGCGCTTTTGATGGCATTAGTGGCCTAGAGAAAGCGAGAACTGAAAAATACAGCTTAATTTTACTCGATGTGATGTTGCCAGGTTTAAATGGTTTCGAATTGCTCAAAGCACTGGGCGACAAACACCATACGCCAATACTAATGCTTACCGCAAAGGGCGATGATACTGACAGGGTGTTGGGCTTAGAGCTCGGCGCCGATGACTATTTGCCTAAACCCTATAACCCAAGTGAATTACTCGCTCGCATTAAAGCAATTTTACGTCGCATAGAGATTATTCAAAATAAAGATAAAGCCGTTACACTTGAACATAATCAGGTATTAATAAAAGGTGCGAGTAGAGAAGTCTTTTGTCACAACCAGTTACTGCTACTTACTGGTACCGAGTTTGAAATGCTGCACTTATTAATGGAAAACTTAGATACTATAGTGTCAAAAGAACAGCTTTCTGAACAAATATTGGGGCGGCCTTTAAGTGCTTATGATAGAAGTATTGATATGCACATTTCAAACATTCGTAAAAAACTGCAAGTTCATGCTGAATTAGATAAGATCAAAACTATTCGCGGTGTAGGTTATGTTTTTATGAGTGGTGATGAGAATGGGGTTTAA
- the grxC gene encoding glutaredoxin 3 — protein sequence MANVVIYTRMTCGFCVRAKSIFTQKNVDFEEISIDLHPEKRAEMIQRSNGGMTVPQIFIDDQVIGGCDDLMDLHYSQKLDALLIN from the coding sequence ATGGCAAATGTTGTTATATACACCCGAATGACTTGCGGCTTTTGTGTTAGAGCTAAGTCTATTTTTACACAAAAGAACGTTGACTTCGAAGAGATAAGCATCGATTTACATCCAGAAAAACGTGCCGAAATGATTCAACGCAGTAATGGCGGTATGACAGTTCCACAAATTTTCATTGACGATCAGGTTATTGGTGGCTGTGATGATTTAATGGACCTTCATTATTCACAAAAATTAGATGCGTTATTAATAAATTAA
- a CDS encoding alpha/beta fold hydrolase → MRIIVILIITTLLGNIQAMATPFQLTQEYELIAKQPTIEEFWQRGEFSSFKSYDQLDIHYALFFKPENTQCIVVAQGRSEGYLKYKEIAFDLASNGYNVAMIDHRGQGLSERELLDRDKGFVKDFNDYVLDMHQWLSDIVKPKCSNDMFLLAHSMGGTIAARYIQQFPQTFNAVVLSSPMISVNGGSIPDWFGRPFIKTSHFIDDLFSEQSAYFFGHGPYKEKFFKDNDLMQSEIRFQLFKQTYQQFPQLKLGGVTWAWLNSAVAAEALIFENLARIKTPTLVLQAENDTVVSNAKQNQFCQQLHALHSQSCPNGQPTVLNNALHELLFEIDEIRNEALNQTLIWFNQHSHE, encoded by the coding sequence ATGCGTATAATTGTTATTTTAATCATCACTACCCTGTTAGGAAATATCCAGGCAATGGCCACTCCATTTCAATTAACCCAAGAGTACGAATTAATTGCCAAACAACCGACTATTGAAGAGTTTTGGCAACGAGGTGAATTCTCAAGCTTTAAAAGTTATGATCAACTTGATATTCATTACGCTTTGTTTTTCAAACCTGAAAATACTCAATGCATAGTCGTCGCTCAAGGCCGTTCTGAAGGTTATTTAAAATACAAAGAAATTGCCTTTGATCTAGCAAGTAATGGCTATAACGTTGCGATGATAGATCACCGGGGACAAGGCCTGTCAGAGCGAGAGCTGCTTGATAGAGATAAAGGTTTTGTCAAAGATTTTAATGATTACGTACTCGATATGCATCAATGGTTGAGTGATATTGTTAAACCAAAATGTAGTAATGACATGTTTCTTTTGGCTCATTCTATGGGCGGAACAATAGCTGCTCGATATATACAACAGTTTCCGCAAACATTTAATGCAGTGGTGCTATCTTCACCGATGATTTCAGTAAATGGTGGCTCTATTCCTGACTGGTTTGGTAGACCGTTTATTAAAACCAGCCATTTTATTGATGACTTATTTAGTGAGCAATCGGCATATTTTTTTGGTCATGGCCCTTATAAAGAAAAATTCTTTAAAGATAATGACTTAATGCAGTCAGAAATTCGTTTTCAGCTATTTAAACAAACCTACCAACAGTTTCCGCAATTAAAACTTGGCGGCGTAACATGGGCTTGGTTAAATAGTGCGGTAGCAGCTGAAGCTTTAATTTTTGAGAATTTAGCTAGAATTAAAACGCCAACTCTAGTTTTGCAAGCCGAAAACGACACTGTGGTAAGTAATGCTAAACAAAACCAGTTTTGTCAGCAATTACATGCTCTACACTCGCAATCCTGTCCGAATGGGCAACCTACGGTTTTAAACAATGCCCTGCATGAGTTATTATTTGAAATTGATGAAATCCGCAATGAAGCATTAAACCAGACATTGATTTGGTTTAATCAACACAGCCACGAATAA